From one uncultured Bacteroides sp. genomic stretch:
- a CDS encoding FKBP-type peptidyl-prolyl cis-trans isomerase — protein MNKKIVLLPVLLLMMLLSFTSCNESTAVSQYDNWQQRNQTFLDSLQNVIDSKSNPNLFVVTPMSNSKLKIYAEKVAGYEVQGSAPLFTDTIQVYYRGKLINGEVFDQNFQGANPDANLDVPVKYPVFTSDTKYQIITGWTEVLQKMKKGERWVVYIPYQLAYGSAGSGAILGYSTLIFDINLVNYWSHKSN, from the coding sequence ATGAATAAAAAAATAGTTTTACTTCCAGTATTATTGCTGATGATGCTGTTGTCTTTTACTTCTTGTAACGAGTCAACAGCAGTTAGTCAATACGATAACTGGCAGCAACGTAACCAGACATTTCTTGATTCTCTGCAAAATGTTATAGATAGTAAATCAAATCCTAACTTGTTTGTAGTTACTCCGATGAGTAATTCAAAACTTAAGATTTATGCAGAAAAGGTAGCTGGATATGAAGTGCAGGGAAGTGCGCCTTTGTTTACAGATACCATACAGGTCTACTATAGAGGGAAATTGATTAATGGAGAAGTGTTCGATCAGAATTTTCAAGGAGCAAACCCTGATGCTAACTTGGATGTTCCAGTTAAATATCCGGTTTTTACTAGTGATACTAAATATCAAATAATTACAGGCTGGACAGAAGTGCTTCAAAAGATGAAAAAAGGAGAGCGCTGGGTGGTTTATATACCTTATCAACTGGCTTATGGAAGTGCAGGCAGTGGAGCAATCCTGGGTTATTCCACATTAATATTTGATATAAATCTGGTCAATTACTGGAGTCATAAATCAAATTGA